A region from the Rosa rugosa chromosome 6, drRosRugo1.1, whole genome shotgun sequence genome encodes:
- the LOC133714079 gene encoding protein MOR1, with amino-acid sequence MSSEEEKLLKEAKKLPWDDRLFHKNWKVRNEANIDLAALCDSITDPKDSRLREFGSFFRKTLADANSPVQEKALDALIAYLRAADADAGRYGKEVCDTIVAKCLTGRPKTVEKAQASFMLWVELEAVDAFLDAMEKAIKAKVAKAVVPAIDVMFQALSEFGSKIIPPKRILKMLPELFDHQDQNVRASSKGLTLELCRWIGKDPVKSILFEKMRDTMKKELESELVNVTGTARPSRKIRSEQDKEPEREVVSEVVGPGLSEESTVDAPQEIDEYELVDPVDILTPLDKSGFWDGVKASKWSERKEAVAELTKLASTKRIAPGDFTEICRTLKKLITDVNIAVAVEAIQALGNLAKGLRTHFSGSSRFLLPGLLEKLKEKKPTMSEALTQTLQAMHTAGCLNLVDIVEDVKTAVKNKVPLVRSSTLNWVTFCIETSNKAVVLKLHKDYVPIFMECLNDGTPEVRDAAFSALTAVAKSVGMRPLERSLEKLDDVRRKKLSEMIMGSEGGTSTAASAVQSSGVTAASLETSDSSFVRKSAASMLSGKRPVQAVPAKQKVGSGKSGGSKKGEVTVQAKASKSVEPPEDVEPAEMSLEEIESRLGSLIKVDTISQLKSTVWKERLEAISSFKQEVEALQDINQSVELLIRLLCAVPGWSEKNVQVQQQVIEVITYIASTAMKFPKKCVVLCLLGISERVADIKTRTHAMKCLTSFSEAIGPGFIFERLYKIMKEHKNPKVLSEGILWMVSAVEDFGVSHLKLKDLIDFCKDTGLQSSAAATRNSTIKLLGVTHKFVGPDIKGFLTDVKPALLSALEAEYEKNPFEGAAVVLKRNVRATESTSSISASGLDSLPREDISGKITPTLLKNLESPDWKVRLESIDAVNKILEEANKRIQPTGTVELFGALRGRLYDSNKNLVAATLTAIGNVASAMGAPVEKASKGILSDILKCIGDNKKHMRECTLATLDSWLSAVNLDKMVPYITAAITETKLGAEGRKDLFDWLTRQLSVLSDYNDAVHLLKPASSAMTDKSSDVRKAAEACIAEILRVSGHEAVEKILKDIQGPALALVLERLKPSGSLQAISMGPTSKSIPKVGKSASNGVLKPGTKAISSRTIAMKGSRPGSILSVQDIAVQSQALLNVKDSVKVDRERIVVKRFKFEEPRIEQIQDLENDMMKYFREDLHRRLLSTDFKKQVDGLEMLQKALPTIRKEIIEVLDILLRWFVLQFCKSNTTSLLKVLEFLHDLFDMFRDEGYMLTESEAAILLPCLMEKLGHNGSGVRKEMKELARQIVQAYTAAKSLPYILEGLRSKNYRTRIECAELVGYLIDHHGAEISGQLKSLQIVASLTAERENEIRKAALNTLASGYKLLGEDIWRYVGKLTGAQKSLIEERFKYTVKDMEKNKEGKPGEARASLRRSVREIGSDVAEQSGEVARSVAAPTLARGNYGHSEIHRERQLMPRGFAAVNGPTDWNEALEIISSEDPDQSVEGMKVVCHELAQSTSDPEGSAMDDLVKDADKLVSCLAKKVATTFDFSLTGASSRSCKYVLNTLMQTFQNKRFAHAVKESTLDSLITELLLWLLDERVPHMDDGSQLLKALNVLMLKILDNADRTSSFVVLINLLRPLDPSRWPAPPANETLAARNQKFSDLVVKCLIKLTKVLQSTIYDVDLDHILQSIHLYLQDLGMEEIRRRAGADDKPLRMVKTVLHELVKLRGAAIKGHLSMVPIDMKPQPIILAYIDLNLETLAAARMLTSTGSGGQTHWGDSAANNPSSATHSADAQLKQELAAIFKKIGDKQTCSIGLYELYRITQLYPKVDIFSQLQNASEAFRTYIRDGLAQMEKNAAAGRTPSSVPMPTPPPASLTVSSPEFAPLSPVHTNSLMDSKSFNVKSEPTSFNLPPAYAEDNRLHNANTARGLVENSLVDPRNERYMGGVTSGTLDAIRERMKSMQLAAASGNLESEARPLMYVNDNQNQGLAGQINRASENPLQSGVLPMDERALSGLQARMERLKSGTLEPL; translated from the exons atgtcGTCGGAGGAAGAGAAGCTGTTGAAGGAGGCGAAGAAATTGCCGTGGGATGATCGGCTTTTCCATAAGAACTGGAAGGTGCGGAATGAAGCCAACATCGATTTGGCTGCCCTATGCGACTCCATCACCGATCCAAAGGACTCTCGTCTCCGTGAATTTG gtTCGTTTTTTAGGAAGACTCTGGCGGATGCCAATTCGCCGGTACAAGAGAAGGCACTTGATGCATTGATTGCTTATTTACGAGCGGCTGATGCTGATGCTGGAAG GTATGGCAAGGAAGTTTGCGATACCATCGTTGCGAAATGCCTCACCGGCAGGCCGAAGACGGTGGAGAAGGCTCAGGCTTCCTTTATGCTTTGGGTCGAATTGGAGGCTGTGGACGCTTTCTTG GATGCCATGGAGAAAGCAATAAAAGCCAAAGTTGCCAAAGCTGTTGTGCCTGCAATTGATGTCATGTTTCAAGCCTTAAG TGAATTTGGCTCAAAAATTATTCCTCCGAAAAGGATTTTAAAGATGCTTCCTGAACTATTTGACCATCAAGATCAAAATGTTCGTGCATCTTCTAAAGGACTTACTCTTGAGCTTTGCCGTTGGATAGGAAAAGACCCTGTAAAATCCATATTGTTTGAAAAAATGAGGGATACGATG aaaaaagaattggAGTCTGAGCTCGTCAATGTTACCGGGACAGCCAGGCCATCTCGCAAAATCAG ATCTGAGCAAGACAAGGAGCCAGAAAGGGAAGTTGTATCCGAAGTTGTTGGTCCTGGTCTTTCTGAGGAATCTACAGTGGATG CTCCTCAGGAAATAGATGAATATGAGCTTGTTGATCCTGTTGATATATTGACTCCTCTGGATAAGTCTGGATTTTGGGATGGAGTG AAAGCATCCAAATGGTCAGAGCGAAAGGAGGCTGTTGCTGAGCTCACCAAGCTAGCTTCAACCAAAAGAATAGCTCCTGGTGACTTCACCGAAATATGTAGGACATTAAAGAAG CTTATAACAGATGTGAACATAGCTGTTGCAGTTGAAGCTATCCAAGCTCTCGGCAATCTTGCCAAGGGCCTAAGAACCCACTTCTCTGGGAGTTCGCGTTTTCTATTGCCAGGGTTACTT gagaaattgaaagagaaaaagCCAACTATGAGTGAGGCGCTTACCCAGACTCTTCAAGCTATGCATACAGCTGGCTGCTTAAATCTTGTTGACATTGTTGAAG ATGTTAAGACAGCAGTTAAAAATAAAGTACCTCTTGTACGATCATCGACTTTGAACTGGGTGACATTCTGTATTGAAACAAGTAACAAGGCTGTTGTTTTAAAGTTACACAAGGATTATGTTCCTATATTTATGGAG TGCCTCAATGATGGAACCCCAGAAGTGAGGGATGCAGCCTTTTCAGCTCTGACAGCAGTAGCTAAG TCGGTTGGTATGAGGCCTTTGGAGAGGTCCCTGGAGAAACTTGATGATGTCAGAAGAAAGAAGCTTTCTGAAATGATTATGGGTTCCGAGGGTGGTACATCCACTGCTGCAAGCGCAG TTCAAAGCTCTGGTGTCACTGCAGCCTCTCTGGAG ACTTCAGACAGTTCATTTGTTCGAAAGTCAGCTGCAAGCATGCTTAGTGGGAAGAGGCCTGTTCAGGCAGTT CCTGCTAAACAAAAAGTGGGATCTGGAAAATCTGGTGGCAGTAAGAAAGGGGAAGTAACTGTACAGGCAAAAGCTTCCAAGTCAGTTGAACCACCTGAAGACGTTGAG CCAGCAGAAATGAGTCTTGAAGAAATTGAAAGCAGATTAGGTTCTCTTATAAAAGTGGATACCATCTCTCAATTGAAGAGCACTGTGTGGAAAGAACGGCTTGAAG CCATATCCTCATTTAAACAAGAAGTGGAAGCTTTGCAGGACATCAACCAGTCTGTTGAGTTATTAATTCGTTTACTTTGCGCTGTCCCTGGTTGGAGTGAAAAAAATGTTCag GTTCAACAACAGGTAATTGAAGTTATTACCTACATAGCCTCCACTGCAATGAAATTTCCGAAGAAATGTGTGGTACTTTGTCTACTGG GTATAAGCGAGCGGGTAGCAGATATCAAGACTCGGACTCATGCCATGAAGTGTCTGACTTCTTTCTCTGAAGCCATAGGTCCAGGATTTATTTTTGAAAGA cTTTACAAAATAATGAAAGAGCACAAGAACCCGAAGGTTCTTAGCGAGGGAATATTGTGGATGGTTTCAGCTGTTGAAGATTTTGGTGTCTCACATTTGAAGCTTAAG gatttgattgatttttgcaAAGATACTGGACTGCAGTCCAGTGCTGCTGCTACTAGAAATTCTACTATAAAACTTTTGGGTGTTACACATAAGTTTGTTGGTCCAG ATATTAAAGGATTTCTTACGGATGTCAAACCTGCACTGCTTAGTGCACTGGAAGCAGAGTATGAAAAAAATCCATTTGAG GGTGCTGCAGTGGTTCTGAAGAGAAATGTTCGAGCAACAGAATCTACTTCATCAATTTCTGCTAGTGGGTTGGACAGTCTTCCACGTGAAGATATTAGTGGAAAAATTACACCTACTCTGCTGAAGAATTTGGAGAGCCCTGATTGGAAG GTTCGCTTGGAGTCAATTGATGCAGTAAATAAAATTTTAGAAGAGGCTAATAAGCGCATCCAGCCAACTGGAACTG TGGAGTTATTTGGTGCCTTAAGGGGACGATTATATGACAGCAATAAGAACCTAGTTGCAGCAACCTTGACAGCTATTGGTAATGTTGCATCTGCAATGGGAGCACCGGTTGAAAAGGCGAGCAAG GGCATTCTGTCAGATATTTTGAAATGTATTGGAGACAATAAGAAGCATATGAGAGAATGCACTTTAGCTACTTTAGACTCATGGCTCTCTGCTGTGAATCTTGATAAAATG GTTCCTTATATCACGGCAGCTATAACAGAAACCAAGCTTGGTGCAGAAGGGCGCAAAGATCTTTTTGACTGGTTGACGAGGCAGCTTTCTGTGCTAAGTGATTATAATGATGCTGTACATCTTCTGAAACCAGCTTCCTCTGCTATGACG GATAAATCTTCAGATGTTCGTAAAGCAGCAGAGGCATGCATTGCTGAAATTTTGAGAGTTAGTGGACATGAAGCG gttgagaaaattttgaaagaTATTCAAGGGCCAGCTTTAGCTCTTGTTCTTGAACGGTTGAAGCCTTCCGGATCTTTACAAG CAATATCAATGGGACCAACATCCAAAAGCATCCCAAAGGTTGGAAAATCTGCTTCCAATGGAGTGTTAAAGCCTGGAACGAAAGCCATATCTTCA AGGACCATTGCAATGAAGGGATCAAGGCCAGGTTCAATACTGTCTGTCCAAGATATAGCTGTCCAGTCACAGGCCTTGCTAAATGTTAAAGATTCAGTTAAG GTGGATAGGGAGAGAATAGTGGTTAAGAGGTTTAAGTTTGAAGAGCCACGAATAGAACAGATTCAAGATCTTGAG AATGATATGATGAAGTACTTCAGAGAGGATCTGCATAGGCGGCTTCTTAGTACAGATTTTAAGAAGCAAGTAGATGGGCTTGAGATGCTGCAGAAG GCACTTCCAACTATTAGAAAGGAAATTATTGAAGTTCTGGATATACTGCTTAGGTGGTTTGTTTTACAATTTTGTAAATCAAACACAACATCCCTGTTAAAG GTGCTGGAATTTCTTCATGACCTTTTTGACATGTTTAGGGATGAGGGATACATGTTGACCGAGTCAGAAGCAGCAATTCTTCTTCCATGCCTAATGGAGAAG CTTGGACACAATGGTTCTGGAGTACGAAAAGAAATGAAGGAGCTGGCCAGACAAATTGTTCAGGCATATACTGCTGCAAAGAGTTTACCTTATATTTTGGAGGGATTGCGTTCTAAGAACTACCGGACACGAATTGAGTGTGCTGAACTTGTTGGATATTTGATCGATCATCATGGAGCTGAG ATAAGTGGACAATTAAAATCTTTGCAAATTGTTGCAAGCTTGACTGCAGAAAGAGAGAATGAAATTAGGAAGGCTGCTCTAAATACGCTAGCTTCCGGTTATAAGCTTCTTG GGGAGGACATATGGAGATATGTCGGGAAGCTAACAGGTGCTCAGAAAAGCTTGATAGAAGAGAGATTTAAGTATACG gttaaAGATATGGAGAAAAACAAGGAAGGAAAGCCTGGTGAAGCTAGGGCTTCTTTAAGGCGTTCTGTCAGGGAAATTGG GTCTGATGTAGCAGAGCAGAGTGGGGAGGTTGCACGATCTGTTGCTGCTCCAACACTTGCTAG GGGCAATTATGGTCATTCTGAGATTCACAGGGAGAGACAGCTGATGCCTCGTGGATTTGCTGCTGTTAATGGCCCAACAGACTGGAATGAAGCTTTGGAGATCATTTCTTCTGAGGATCCTGATCAG TCGGTTGAAGGAATGAAAGTTGTGTGTCATGAGTTGGCACAGTCGACCAGTGATCCAGAAGGCAGTGCAATGGATGACCTAGTGAAGGATGCAGATAAACTTGTTTCGTGCTTAGCAAAGAAG GTAGCAACGACTTTTGACTTCAGTTTGACAGGAGCTTCATCTAGGTCCTGTAAATATGTCCTGAACACTCTCATGCAG ACATTTCAAAATAAAAGATTTGCACATGCTGTCAAGGAGAGCACTCTTGATAGTCTAATCACTGAGCTCCTGCTCTGGCTTTTAGATGAGAGGGTTCCCCATATGGATGATGGCAGCCAACTTCTCAAAGCCTTGAATGTCTTGATGCTAAAGATTCTG GATAATGCCGACCGCACTTCGTCCTTTGTGGTTCTTATCAATCTCTTACGTCCTTTAGATCCCTCAAGATGGCCTGCACCTCCAGCGAATGAAACGTTGGCTGCCAGAAACCAGAAGTTCTCTGATCTGGTTGTCAAATGTTTAATCAAACTTACAAAG GTTCTTCAAAGCACCATATATGATGTTGATCTGGACCACATCCTTCAAAGTATCCATTTATACCTTCAAGACTTGGGTATGGAAGAAATCCGGAGAAG AGCTGGTGCCGATGACAAACCATTGCGTATGGTGAAAACTGTTCTACATGAGCTTGTGAAGCTTCGCGGAGCTGCAATTAAAGGTCACCTTTCTATGGTTCCTATAGACATGAAGCCCCAGCCAATTATTCTTGCTTACATTGATCTTAATCTTGAG ACTCTAGCGGCAGCAAGGATGTTGACATCAACTGGGTCTGGGGGCCAAACTCATTGGGGTGATTCAGCAGCTAATAATCCTTCCTCTGCTACACATTCTGCTGATGCACAATTAAAG CAAGAACTTGCTGCCATTTTCAAGAAGATTGGTGACAAGCAGACTTGCTCCATTGGTCTATATGAACTATATCGTATAACCCAACTCTACCCTAAA GTAGATATATTCTCCCAGCTCCAAAATGCCAGTGAGGCTTTTCGGACGTATATTAGAGATGGTTTAGCACAG ATGGAGAAGAATGCAGCAGCTGGAAGGACACCTTCAAGTGTACCAATGCCTACTCCTCCCCCAGCTTCTCTTACTGTTTCTTCTCCTGAATTTGCACCCCTTTCCCCTGTACACACAAATTCCTTAATGGATTCAAAATCATTTAATGTGAAGAGTGAACCAACTAGCTTTAATCTTCCACCGGCATATGCTGAAGACAACAGGCTTCACAATGCCAATACTGCTAGAGGCCTGGTTGAAAACTCGTTAGTTGACCCAAGGAATGAGAGATATATGGGTGGAG TGACTAGTGGGACACTAGATGCAATTAGAGAGAGGATGAAAAGCATGCAACTAGCGGCAGCTTCTGGGAACCTGGAGTCAGAAGCTAGGCCATTAATGTATGTAAATGACAACCAAAATCAGGGACTCGCTGGTCAGATAAATCGGGCATCAGAGAATCCCCTCCAAAGTGGGGTTCTCCCTATGGATGAAAGGGCATTATCTGGGCTTCAAGCTCGGATGGAGAGACTAAAAAGTGGGACACTTGAACCCCTTTAA